A stretch of the Desulfobacter sp. genome encodes the following:
- the tig gene encoding trigger factor translates to MPVKIEDKSSIKKVLSFEIPKEKVTKELNKAYNELKKSADIKGFRKGKIPRKVLENRFAAEVHADLAPRLIQEVFIEAIQEHELNVVGGPKIDPPELNPDADYVFDMTIEVKPELPDVEFQGLELKKTKYEVSDAEIDSQIYMIQKTMAKKEPVTEERPVKDTDFVLIDYEGFLNKEAFEHTPKVENYVMGINQGALPKEFSEKLIGAIPVQDLEIEVVYADDFNDENLKGRTIEYKVTLKEIQEEILPEANDDLVKGLGKFESLDQVKDSIRENLEKGIEQRVKHEMSEQIFQALLGKIEFEVPEAMIEGELNGIIAETEQAYAQNNTSLEEIGLTKEGMKTQYRDVAEKQARRHLILDKLITQENLEMTEEELDASFEEMAQGMNASKDAVKNYFNMDPKQLEYYKHTQLEKKAVDLIIEKGSVVEVEPEAAPAATKADEESDTEES, encoded by the coding sequence ATGCCGGTAAAAATCGAAGACAAAAGCAGTATTAAAAAGGTGCTTTCCTTTGAAATCCCCAAGGAAAAAGTGACCAAAGAACTCAATAAGGCCTATAATGAATTAAAAAAGAGCGCTGACATTAAAGGGTTCAGAAAAGGTAAAATTCCAAGAAAAGTGCTTGAGAACCGATTTGCAGCAGAGGTTCATGCCGATCTGGCCCCCCGATTGATTCAGGAGGTTTTTATCGAAGCCATCCAGGAACATGAACTCAACGTGGTGGGCGGACCTAAGATAGATCCCCCTGAGCTGAATCCTGATGCTGATTATGTTTTTGATATGACCATTGAAGTCAAACCGGAATTGCCAGATGTTGAGTTCCAAGGGCTTGAGCTGAAAAAGACCAAGTATGAAGTTTCTGATGCTGAAATCGACAGCCAGATCTATATGATTCAGAAAACCATGGCCAAAAAAGAACCTGTAACCGAAGAGCGTCCGGTTAAAGATACGGATTTTGTTCTCATTGATTATGAAGGATTTTTAAACAAGGAAGCGTTTGAGCATACGCCCAAAGTTGAAAATTATGTCATGGGGATCAACCAGGGTGCCCTGCCCAAGGAATTTTCAGAAAAACTCATTGGGGCTATTCCTGTTCAGGATTTGGAAATTGAAGTGGTTTATGCCGATGATTTTAACGATGAGAACCTCAAAGGCAGGACCATAGAATATAAGGTGACTCTCAAAGAAATTCAGGAAGAAATTTTGCCCGAGGCCAATGATGATTTGGTCAAAGGATTGGGTAAATTTGAGTCCCTTGATCAGGTTAAAGATTCCATCCGGGAGAATCTTGAAAAGGGGATTGAGCAGCGGGTCAAGCATGAGATGAGCGAGCAGATTTTTCAGGCATTGCTGGGCAAAATTGAGTTTGAGGTGCCTGAGGCCATGATCGAAGGAGAGCTCAACGGCATTATTGCCGAAACAGAGCAGGCCTATGCCCAGAATAACACCAGCTTGGAAGAGATCGGCCTGACCAAAGAGGGGATGAAAACCCAGTACAGGGATGTGGCTGAAAAACAGGCCCGGCGTCACCTGATCCTGGATAAACTCATTACCCAGGAAAACCTGGAAATGACTGAGGAAGAGCTGGATGCAAGTTTCGAGGAAATGGCCCAGGGCATGAACGCTTCAAAGGATGCGGTTAAAAATTATTTTAATATGGATCCCAAACAACTTGAATATTATAAGCATACCCAACTTGAAAAAAAGGCGGTTGATCTTATAATAGAAAAAGGCAGTGTTGTTGAAGTCGAACCTGAAGCTGCACCGGCGGCAACAAAAGCAGATGAAGAAAGCGACACTGAAGAATCATAA
- the clpP gene encoding ATP-dependent Clp endopeptidase proteolytic subunit ClpP: MTRSLIVPLIPMVVEQSNRGERAYDIYSRLLKDRIIFLGSAIDNEIANLIVAQLLFLESEDPEKDISFYINSPGGVVTAGMAIYDTIQYIKPDVATVCIGQAASMGALLLAAGTGGKRFALPNSRIMIHQPLGGAQGQATDIQIQANEILRMKDTLNEIMSTHTGQDIKKVAEDTDRDYFMSGAEAMEYGIVDRVVADRSELEQASDQEASKES, translated from the coding sequence ATGACAAGGAGTTTAATCGTGCCTCTTATTCCTATGGTTGTTGAACAGAGCAACAGGGGTGAACGTGCCTATGATATCTATTCTCGGCTTCTAAAAGACAGGATTATTTTCCTGGGGTCAGCCATTGATAATGAAATTGCCAATCTCATCGTGGCCCAACTTTTATTTTTAGAGTCTGAAGATCCTGAAAAGGATATCAGTTTTTATATTAATTCCCCGGGAGGGGTGGTAACGGCAGGTATGGCTATTTACGATACCATCCAGTATATCAAACCGGATGTGGCCACTGTCTGTATCGGCCAAGCCGCCAGTATGGGAGCCTTGCTCCTGGCTGCAGGGACCGGGGGCAAACGGTTTGCCCTTCCCAATTCCAGAATAATGATTCACCAGCCCTTGGGTGGTGCCCAGGGCCAGGCCACGGATATTCAGATCCAGGCCAATGAAATTTTGAGAATGAAAGATACCCTGAACGAGATTATGTCCACGCATACGGGACAGGATATTAAAAAAGTAGCTGAAGACACGGATCGTGATTATTTTATGTCCGGTGCCGAAGCCATGGAATACGGTATTGTGGACCGGGTGGTGGCTGACAGAAGCGAATTGGAACAAGCGTCTGACCAGGAGGCTTCAAAGGAGTCCTAA
- a CDS encoding N-acetylmuramoyl-L-alanine amidase — MPKERNWIILIILVLTMVSWTPAPAATIMTRQTLIALDPGHGETDTGLISRAGIQENQITLELADMIAAELSEGFQIRLTRPPEQSGPAEKKSPEQRAAFANQNRANLFVSLHLHREKPGQAFIFYYGLAIPSEANQWQTQPLESQSASKRMAENTARHFKKLTHVRTLVCQAPVIALEGTLMPGIMIEPFSLTQVPRSEQAKKKFLQPYARTIARAIEGQFINTQN, encoded by the coding sequence TTGCCCAAAGAAAGAAACTGGATTATCCTCATTATACTGGTCCTAACCATGGTTTCCTGGACCCCGGCCCCCGCCGCAACCATCATGACCCGCCAGACCCTCATCGCTCTGGACCCGGGTCATGGTGAAACGGATACAGGACTCATTTCAAGAGCCGGAATTCAAGAAAACCAGATCACACTCGAACTGGCCGACATGATTGCAGCAGAGCTGTCAGAAGGTTTTCAGATCAGACTGACCCGCCCCCCGGAACAATCCGGCCCTGCCGAAAAAAAATCCCCCGAACAAAGGGCTGCCTTTGCCAATCAAAACAGGGCCAATCTTTTTGTCAGCCTTCATCTGCACCGTGAAAAACCCGGCCAAGCCTTTATCTTTTATTACGGACTGGCAATCCCTTCAGAGGCAAACCAATGGCAGACCCAGCCCCTTGAATCCCAATCTGCCTCCAAACGCATGGCAGAGAACACGGCCCGGCATTTCAAAAAATTGACCCATGTCCGTACCCTTGTCTGCCAGGCTCCGGTCATTGCCCTGGAAGGAACGCTCATGCCCGGCATAATGATTGAACCTTTTTCCCTGACCCAGGTCCCCAGATCAGAACAGGCAAAAAAAAAGTTTTTACAGCCCTATGCCCGGACCATTGCCCGAGCCATTGAGGGACAATTTATCAACACCCAAAATTGA
- a CDS encoding STAS domain-containing protein: protein MSEIVNDGDQTIIKPGTDVVASMAETFKGELLSAINASKGMVVIDLEGADMVDSVGIGVIIASHNTLSQADRQLKVINVTKDVFGLFTTMRLNRRFTVQGVE, encoded by the coding sequence ATGAGTGAAATAGTAAATGACGGGGATCAGACCATTATAAAGCCAGGTACAGATGTCGTTGCCTCAATGGCTGAAACGTTTAAAGGCGAACTACTTTCAGCCATTAACGCCTCCAAAGGGATGGTTGTCATTGACCTTGAGGGTGCGGACATGGTCGATTCAGTAGGAATCGGCGTGATTATCGCCTCCCATAATACCCTGAGCCAGGCAGACCGGCAGCTCAAGGTCATCAATGTGACAAAGGATGTTTTTGGTTTGTTTACCACCATGCGCCTCAATCGTCGTTTTACAGTCCAAGGCGTTGAATAG
- a CDS encoding acyl--CoA ligase → MIITDILEQNHEKFPDKTALVERIPATGQRSEITWKAFASQSIQTANALSQNGIKKGDKVVQLMTNAMDWLPIYFGILHTGAWAVPLNFRFESDKIRLCTLTAEARAFIFGPEFIDRIEAVKEDLDRHVEFWIFTGPEQDCPSWALPYKTFIRTSDPKTLPEVALGPQDEAALYFTSGTTGTPKAVLLTHESLMHACRVENAHHNQTHEDVFLCIPPLYHTGAKMHWMGSFLVGGKCVLLNGVNPQWIIEAISEEKCTIVWLLVPWAHDILIAVENGQINLADHSLDQWRLMHAGAQPVPPSLIENWKKYFPGQAYDTNYGLTESSGPGCVHLGIENADRIGPIGIPGHGWEAQIIDKQGNPLPGGESGELIVKGAGVMKEYYKNPEATAGAIKDGWLHTGDIARYDKDGFIWLVDRKKDMIIYGGENIFPVEIENFFLNHEKIKDIAVIGVPDERLGELPAGIVSIKPNVMMCEQDIIDFQQTLPRYKQLKKIFFGDVPRNPTGKIEKPKLRRIYADDKRKNLEKLLK, encoded by the coding sequence ATGATCATCACGGATATACTTGAACAAAACCATGAAAAATTCCCGGATAAAACAGCCCTGGTAGAGCGGATACCGGCCACGGGTCAGCGCAGTGAGATCACCTGGAAAGCGTTTGCCTCCCAAAGCATTCAAACCGCCAATGCCCTGTCCCAAAACGGGATAAAAAAAGGGGATAAGGTGGTTCAGCTCATGACCAATGCCATGGACTGGCTGCCCATTTATTTTGGCATCCTCCATACCGGTGCATGGGCCGTGCCCCTGAACTTCAGGTTTGAATCGGACAAGATCAGGCTCTGCACCCTGACCGCAGAAGCCCGGGCCTTTATTTTCGGCCCTGAATTCATCGACCGGATTGAGGCGGTCAAAGAAGATCTGGACAGGCATGTTGAGTTCTGGATCTTTACAGGCCCTGAACAAGACTGCCCGTCCTGGGCGTTGCCATACAAAACATTTATCCGAACCTCAGACCCTAAAACCTTGCCCGAGGTAGCCTTAGGTCCCCAGGACGAGGCAGCCCTCTATTTTACCTCAGGCACCACCGGCACCCCCAAGGCGGTCCTGCTCACCCATGAAAGCCTGATGCATGCCTGTCGTGTGGAAAATGCCCACCACAACCAGACCCATGAAGATGTTTTTTTGTGCATCCCGCCCCTCTATCATACCGGGGCCAAGATGCATTGGATGGGCTCTTTTCTCGTCGGAGGCAAATGCGTGCTCCTCAACGGGGTGAACCCCCAATGGATCATAGAAGCTATATCCGAAGAAAAATGCACCATTGTCTGGCTTTTAGTGCCCTGGGCCCATGACATCCTCATTGCGGTTGAAAATGGTCAAATCAATCTTGCAGATCACAGTCTTGACCAGTGGCGGCTCATGCATGCAGGGGCCCAGCCCGTTCCCCCAAGTCTGATTGAAAACTGGAAAAAATACTTTCCAGGCCAGGCCTATGACACCAATTACGGACTGACTGAATCATCAGGTCCCGGCTGCGTCCATCTTGGAATTGAAAATGCTGACCGTATCGGCCCCATCGGCATCCCCGGACACGGGTGGGAAGCCCAGATCATTGACAAGCAGGGCAACCCCCTGCCAGGGGGTGAATCCGGAGAACTCATTGTCAAAGGGGCCGGGGTGATGAAAGAATACTATAAAAATCCAGAGGCAACCGCCGGGGCCATAAAAGACGGGTGGCTCCACACAGGTGATATTGCAAGGTATGACAAGGACGGATTTATCTGGCTGGTGGACCGAAAAAAAGATATGATCATTTACGGAGGAGAAAATATCTTTCCCGTGGAAATTGAAAATTTTTTCCTCAACCATGAAAAAATCAAGGATATTGCCGTGATCGGAGTGCCTGACGAACGGCTGGGTGAATTGCCTGCCGGCATTGTCAGCATCAAGCCCAATGTCATGATGTGTGAACAGGATATCATCGATTTTCAGCAGACATTGCCCAGGTACAAGCAGCTCAAAAAGATATTTTTCGGTGATGTGCCCAGAAACCCCACCGGCAAAATTGAAAAACCCAAACTGCGCAGGATCTATGCTGACGATAAACGCAAAAACCTTGAAAAACTGCTCAAATAA
- the clpX gene encoding ATP-dependent Clp protease ATP-binding subunit ClpX — protein sequence MAKKDDNNDQFFCSFCGKNQKEVKKLIAGPSVYICNECIKLCGEIIEDEEKEQAAESEGTKEFMVPKQIKEKLDSYVIEQDRAKKVLSVAVYNHYKRLASHLEKSKDDVEIQKSNILIIGPTGCGKTLLAQTLARFLAVPFAIADATALTEAGYVGEDVENIVLSLVQNADYDIEKAQKGIIYIDEIDKISQRGDNPSITRDVSGEGVQQALLKIIEGTIASIPPKGGRKHPQQDYVKVDTSNILFICGGTFTGLEKVVERRLTQKTMGFGAKIADKKDINIGALLGQVKPEDLIKFGLIPEFLGRLPVITSIGELNESSLVKILTEPKNALVKQYQQLFQVEGVDLQYTDEALEAMAKEAVARKSGARGLRAIMEETMLDIMYEIPSKKDVVECVVGEEVVLKNEDPILLYEQPKKQA from the coding sequence ATGGCCAAAAAAGATGATAACAATGATCAGTTTTTCTGTTCTTTTTGCGGTAAAAACCAGAAGGAAGTCAAAAAGCTGATCGCCGGGCCAAGTGTCTACATCTGCAATGAGTGCATCAAGCTTTGCGGTGAGATCATTGAAGATGAAGAAAAAGAACAGGCAGCGGAATCTGAAGGCACAAAAGAATTTATGGTGCCCAAGCAGATCAAGGAAAAACTTGATTCCTACGTCATTGAGCAGGACCGCGCTAAAAAGGTGTTGTCCGTAGCGGTTTATAATCATTACAAGCGTCTGGCATCCCATTTGGAAAAATCCAAGGATGATGTTGAGATCCAAAAGAGCAATATTCTGATCATCGGTCCTACAGGCTGCGGCAAGACCCTTCTTGCCCAGACTTTGGCAAGGTTTTTGGCCGTGCCCTTTGCCATTGCAGATGCCACGGCCCTGACCGAGGCTGGCTATGTTGGAGAGGATGTTGAAAATATTGTTCTTTCCCTGGTCCAGAATGCAGATTACGATATTGAAAAGGCCCAGAAGGGGATCATTTACATTGATGAAATTGATAAGATCTCCCAGAGGGGAGATAACCCTTCAATTACCCGTGATGTCTCAGGGGAGGGGGTGCAGCAGGCCCTGTTGAAAATCATTGAGGGAACCATCGCCAGTATTCCGCCCAAGGGGGGAAGAAAACACCCCCAGCAGGATTATGTTAAGGTGGATACCTCAAATATCCTTTTTATCTGCGGGGGGACCTTTACAGGTCTTGAAAAAGTGGTTGAAAGACGGCTGACCCAGAAAACCATGGGGTTTGGTGCCAAGATTGCCGATAAAAAAGATATTAACATCGGCGCCTTGTTGGGCCAGGTCAAGCCTGAAGATTTGATCAAATTTGGTTTGATCCCCGAATTTTTGGGTCGTTTGCCCGTGATTACTTCCATTGGTGAACTCAATGAAAGTTCTCTTGTTAAGATTCTAACCGAACCCAAGAACGCCCTGGTTAAACAATACCAGCAGCTGTTTCAGGTTGAAGGGGTGGATCTTCAGTATACGGACGAGGCCCTTGAAGCCATGGCAAAAGAAGCGGTGGCCAGAAAATCCGGTGCCCGGGGATTGCGTGCCATCATGGAAGAGACCATGCTGGATATCATGTATGAAATTCCCTCCAAAAAAGATGTGGTCGAATGTGTGGTCGGTGAAGAAGTGGTCTTGAAGAATGAAGACCCCATACTCTTGTATGAACAGCCAAAAAAGCAGGCCTAA
- the grpE gene encoding nucleotide exchange factor GrpE translates to MVLKENKRQKETEKKASSPKKASTENEQKNSDTGKNDKKSKGIKELKELLASEKDKNLRLSAEFENFKKRKQREIDDFKKFANETVFKQFLSVVDNLERAITSAEKESDDASLLEGVKLTLKEILKLFATFNVTPVEAQDQPFDPNFHQAVTQQETDEVPDNTVVSVLQKGYLLHDRLIRPAMVVVSKRVEKETEKNTEK, encoded by the coding sequence TTGGTACTCAAAGAAAATAAGAGACAAAAAGAGACAGAAAAAAAGGCCTCTTCCCCCAAAAAAGCCTCAACGGAAAACGAGCAAAAAAATTCTGATACGGGAAAAAACGACAAAAAATCAAAAGGAATTAAAGAGCTAAAGGAATTGCTGGCCTCGGAAAAGGACAAAAACCTGAGACTATCAGCAGAATTTGAAAACTTTAAAAAACGCAAACAAAGAGAAATCGATGATTTCAAAAAATTTGCCAATGAAACGGTTTTCAAACAATTTCTCTCTGTGGTGGACAACCTGGAACGGGCAATCACCTCTGCAGAAAAAGAATCTGATGATGCAAGCCTTCTTGAAGGCGTAAAGCTGACGCTCAAGGAAATCCTCAAGCTTTTTGCCACCTTTAATGTGACCCCTGTAGAAGCTCAGGATCAACCCTTTGATCCCAACTTCCACCAGGCCGTCACCCAGCAGGAAACCGATGAAGTTCCCGATAATACCGTGGTTAGTGTATTACAAAAGGGATATCTTCTCCATGACAGGCTCATCAGACCGGCCATGGTCGTTGTTTCAAAAAGAGTTGAAAAAGAGACAGAAAAAAACACAGAAAAATAA
- the dnaK gene encoding molecular chaperone DnaK, with protein MGKIIGIDLGTTNSCVAVMETGGEATIITNAEGGRTTPSIVAVSENGERIVGQTAKRQAVTNPENTVFGVKRLVGRKFNSKEVQDDIPNLPYKIEGASNGDTRINLRGKQHSPAEISSFILANIKKTAEDYLGEPVTEAVITVPAYFNDSQRQATKDAGKIAGLEVKRIINEPTAASLAYGLDKKGEEKIAVFDLGGGTFDVSVLEIGDGVFEVKSTSGDTHLGGEDFDLRIIDFMADEFKKDQGIDVRADKMALQRLKEAAEKAKMELSTATETTINLPFITADASGPKHLDVKLTRAKLESLVADLLDNLEKPCRTAIKEANLGAGGVDEVVLVGGMTRMPAVQARVEKIFGKKPHKGVNPDEVVAMGAAVQAGVLQGDVNDVLLLDVTPLSLGIETLGGVMTKLIDKNTTIPTKKSQVFSTAADNQPAVSIHVLQGEREMSSDNKTLGQFELSDIPPAPRGVPQIEVSFDIDANGIVHVAAKDKATGKEQSIQITAASGLSDDEIDKMVKDAEMHAEEDKQKRELVDTKNQAEALVDQTEKTLKEHGDKVDEETKKGIEAAAEALKQAKDSDNLDEIKAKIEALSQASHKLAEVMYQQASQDNPGAGGAEAADAAPSDDEDVVDADFEEVKKDK; from the coding sequence ATGGGTAAAATTATTGGAATCGACTTAGGAACAACCAACTCATGCGTTGCAGTCATGGAGACCGGCGGTGAGGCAACCATCATCACCAATGCAGAAGGCGGCAGAACCACCCCGTCCATTGTGGCCGTCAGTGAAAACGGAGAACGGATCGTGGGCCAGACTGCCAAACGTCAGGCTGTCACCAATCCTGAAAATACCGTATTCGGCGTAAAACGGCTTGTGGGAAGAAAATTCAACTCAAAGGAAGTCCAGGATGATATTCCCAACCTTCCCTATAAAATTGAAGGGGCCAGCAACGGGGATACCCGAATTAACCTTCGCGGCAAACAGCACAGCCCGGCTGAAATTTCTTCCTTTATCCTGGCCAACATCAAAAAAACGGCTGAGGATTATCTAGGAGAGCCTGTTACAGAGGCGGTCATTACCGTACCCGCCTATTTTAATGACAGCCAGAGGCAGGCCACCAAAGATGCCGGTAAAATCGCCGGTCTTGAAGTCAAACGGATCATCAATGAACCCACAGCCGCATCCCTGGCCTATGGCCTGGATAAAAAAGGTGAAGAAAAAATTGCCGTATTTGACCTTGGCGGAGGAACCTTTGATGTCTCTGTCCTTGAAATCGGAGATGGGGTATTTGAAGTTAAGTCCACCTCAGGCGACACCCATCTCGGGGGCGAGGACTTTGACTTGAGAATCATTGATTTCATGGCAGATGAGTTCAAAAAAGACCAGGGCATTGATGTAAGAGCCGATAAAATGGCACTTCAGCGTCTCAAAGAGGCGGCAGAAAAAGCCAAAATGGAGCTTTCCACAGCCACGGAAACAACTATCAACCTGCCCTTTATCACGGCAGATGCTTCCGGCCCCAAACATCTGGATGTCAAACTGACCCGGGCCAAGCTTGAATCCCTGGTTGCAGACCTTCTGGACAATCTGGAAAAGCCTTGCCGTACCGCCATCAAAGAGGCCAATCTCGGCGCAGGCGGTGTGGATGAAGTGGTTCTGGTCGGCGGAATGACACGGATGCCGGCAGTCCAAGCGCGGGTGGAAAAAATATTTGGTAAAAAACCCCACAAAGGGGTAAACCCCGATGAGGTGGTTGCCATGGGTGCAGCGGTTCAGGCCGGTGTTCTCCAGGGGGATGTCAATGATGTCCTGCTGCTGGATGTCACCCCTCTTTCCCTGGGTATTGAAACCCTGGGCGGCGTCATGACCAAACTCATTGACAAAAACACCACCATCCCCACCAAAAAAAGCCAGGTCTTTTCCACGGCGGCCGACAACCAGCCGGCCGTATCCATCCACGTGCTTCAGGGTGAAAGGGAAATGTCCTCAGACAATAAGACCCTGGGACAATTTGAACTGTCTGACATTCCGCCCGCACCCCGGGGAGTTCCCCAGATCGAGGTTTCCTTTGACATTGACGCCAACGGTATTGTCCATGTTGCCGCCAAAGACAAGGCCACAGGCAAAGAACAGTCTATCCAGATTACGGCGGCTTCCGGCCTGAGCGACGATGAGATCGACAAAATGGTCAAGGATGCTGAAATGCATGCTGAAGAAGACAAACAGAAACGTGAGCTTGTGGACACCAAAAACCAGGCAGAAGCCCTGGTGGACCAGACTGAAAAAACCCTGAAAGAACACGGGGACAAAGTTGACGAAGAGACCAAAAAAGGGATTGAAGCGGCTGCCGAAGCCCTGAAACAGGCCAAAGACTCAGACAATCTCGATGAGATCAAGGCCAAGATCGAAGCCTTGTCCCAGGCCTCCCACAAACTGGCCGAAGTCATGTACCAGCAGGCATCCCAGGACAATCCAGGAGCTGGTGGCGCCGAAGCTGCCGATGCCGCTCCCAGTGATGACGAAGATGTGGTGGATGCCGACTTTGAAGAGGTTAAAAAAGATAAATAA
- a CDS encoding outer membrane lipoprotein carrier protein LolA: protein MVFRFLIMILLAAGLGQTSPVKAETLPEDLKESLVTGLEKTYANKSFSADFEQVARLTALDLTEIATGKAWFSHPGKMRWRYDTPDVHEIITNGTTLWIFRPEENQVMQGSAAPFFKAGAGGSFLSDISRIRNNYKISLGKTDPKFAELILTPKKENPDLKSIGITIDLPSHQIQIVATENIYGDTTRFYFTHIIFEDPDPDNFSFTLPEGVSIIEMN, encoded by the coding sequence ATGGTATTTAGATTTTTGATCATGATTCTTTTGGCCGCAGGCCTTGGCCAGACAAGCCCGGTCAAGGCAGAGACCCTGCCGGAAGATCTAAAAGAGAGCCTGGTTACAGGCCTTGAAAAAACCTATGCCAACAAAAGCTTTTCAGCTGATTTTGAACAGGTGGCAAGGCTTACGGCACTGGACCTCACAGAGATTGCAACCGGAAAGGCCTGGTTCAGTCATCCAGGCAAAATGCGCTGGCGCTACGACACCCCGGATGTCCATGAAATCATCACCAACGGCACGACCCTGTGGATCTTTCGGCCCGAGGAAAACCAGGTCATGCAAGGCAGTGCCGCCCCTTTTTTCAAGGCCGGTGCAGGGGGCTCTTTTTTGTCGGACATCTCAAGAATCCGGAACAATTACAAGATCTCCTTAGGCAAAACCGACCCCAAGTTTGCCGAACTGATTCTCACCCCCAAAAAGGAAAATCCGGACTTAAAATCCATTGGCATCACCATTGATCTGCCAAGCCATCAGATTCAAATCGTGGCCACTGAAAACATCTATGGGGATACCACCCGGTTTTACTTCACCCATATTATTTTTGAAGATCCTGACCCTGATAATTTTTCCTTTACCCTTCCAGAGGGGGTCAGCATCATTGAAATGAACTGA